A genomic segment from Malus domestica chromosome 05, GDT2T_hap1 encodes:
- the LOC114824957 gene encoding uncharacterized protein — protein sequence MRRPYIQYLPAFNGNRNQFGPRRRFPNYRVATLMKWLSKWLADELTDECPIPVFDIFRCSPRVLLEHYYPFANIGERTKPVFVISHELYVDHHFDILLRAVRGKAIFPARPEFWIDDAPPKLIKKDGVDICYKTQFKLYHVRIGYARLRSSHISMDKYTPIMGNDPGADPSSLAEFQTFRFKHGRWSIFKIYRGRRYVEED from the exons aTGCGTCGTCCCTATATACAATACCTTCCCGCTTTTAATGGAAATCGTAACCAATTTGGGCCGCGTAGAAGATTTCCAAACTATCGAGTTGCAACGCTTATGAAGTGGCTTTCGAAATGGCTGGCCGACGAGCTAACTGATGAATGCCCTATTCCCGTATTTGACATTTTCCGATGTTCACCGAGAGTCCTACTTG AACATTACTACCCCTTTGCCAACATCGGAGAGAGAACTAAACCTGTGTTTGTTATCTCCCATGAGCTTTACGTGGACCATCATTTCGATATTCTACTGCGTGCTGTGCGAGGAAAAGCAATCTTTCCAGCCCGTCCAGAATTTTGGATAGATGATGCACCTCCGAAATTGATCAAGAAAGACGGTGTCGACATTTGTTATAAGACACAATTTAAGCTTTATCATGTTAGGATTGGGTATGCAAGGCTAAGAAGCTCTCACATTTCAATGGACAAATATACACCGATAATGGGAAACGACCCTGGGGCAGACCCTTCAAGTTTAGCTGAATTTCAAACATTCCGGTTCAAG CATGGTCGATGGTCTATTTTCAAGATATATCGCGGTCGACGTTATGTGGAAGAGGACTAA
- the LOC103435387 gene encoding NAC domain-containing protein 67-like has product MVQRKSSRLQSVKEQEKLETDPIELRRKQLILDIREANRIGDQNEEKRRIRLIHETEMVNKLSKARKLRDLQVQLISLGYTFNPEDGLLVCHYLREKCLDGDLLFHSIEDADVYAKHPQNLIDKYKAVGARNVWYFFTRTRPNETQPGTSTSTEQVLAGKWIFGNEMDVLHQGEKVGVKQLLEYCDGDAKTQYKIIEYKLDPLPDNLKSGPWFVCKLYNDASCVEVQSLING; this is encoded by the exons ATGGTGCAGAGAA AGAGTAGTAGGCTTCAATCTGTTAAGGAGCAGGAGAAATTGGAGACGGATCCGATTGAATTGAGAAGGAAGCAGTTGATTCTTGATATACGGGAGGCAAACAGAATAGGTGATCAAAATGAAGAGAAGCGCAGGATTCGGTTGATTCACGAAACGGAGATGGTGAACAAACTA AGCAAAGCAAGGAAACTTCGAGATTTACAAGTACAGTTGATATCGCTCGGTTATACATTCAACCCGGAAGATGGACTATTAGTTTGTCACTACTtaagggaaaagtgtttggacgGTGATCTTTTGTTTCACTCCATTGAAGACGCTGATGTTTACGCAAAGCATCCTCAGAACCTCATAG ACAAATACAAAGCTGTTGGTGCTAGAAATGTTTGGTATTTCTTCACCCGTACCCGCCCGAATGAAACTCAACCTGGTACCAGTACAAGTACAGAGCAGGTTCTGGCCGGAAAATGGATATTTGGCAACGAAATGGACGTGCTTCATCAGGGCGAGAAAGTCGGTGTAAAACAATTACTAGAGTATTGTGACGGGGATGCCAAGACCCAATATAAGATCATCGAGTACAAACTCGATCCTCTTCCAGATAATTTGAAG AGCGGTCCTTGGTTCGTCTGTAAGCTGTACAATGATGCAAGTTGCGTGGAGGTGCAGAGTTTAATTAATGGCTGA
- the LOC103409035 gene encoding protein SOMBRERO-like: MVKRKTSTNNTSNTSRVRVRVRVESDKDEEILGTNKLELRKLKRIREEEESLKISFRLAEELERQELERLACVSSSFAACRLEIRAAEIFRKQAEALKKRELEKRLISLGYTFNPDDGILLHHHLREKCLENALGFYAILEEADIYAKHPQNLIENYRALAAGNVGYFFTRSRPNETQPHTSTSTDHVQAGHWIFGKELDVLHQGEKVGVKQLLEYCAAGAKTGYKIIEYRLDPCPDNLKDGPWFLCKLYKDGSYMEVQSSL, translated from the exons ATGGTGAAGAGAA AGACTAGTACTAATAATACTAGTAATACTAgcagggttagggttagggttagggttgaaTCTGATAAGGATGAGGAAATTTTGGGGACTAATAAGCTTGAATTGAGAAAGTTGAAGAGGATTCGCGAAGAAGAGGAATCGCTCAAGATTTCCTTCCGACTTGCAGAGGAGCTTGAACGGCAGGAACTAGAGAGACTGGCGTGTGTATCTTCTTCCTTTGCTGCCTGCCGCCTTGAAATTCGGGCAGCCGAGATATTTAGAAAACAG GCGGAAGCACTGAAAAAGCGAGAGTTGGAAAAACGGTTGATATCCCTTGGTTACACATTCAACCCAGACGATGGAATATTACTTCATCACCACTTAAGGGAAAAGTGCCTCGAAAACGCTCTTGGTTTTTATGCCATCCTTGAAGAAGCTGACATCTACGCAAAGCATCCTCAGAACCTAATAG AAAACTACCGTGCTCTCGCTGCTGGAAATGTTGGGTATTTCTTCACCCGTAGCCGCCCAAATGAAACTCAACCTCATACTAGTACAAGTACAGATCATGTTCAGGCCGGACATTGGATCTTTGGCAAAGAATTGGACGTGCTTCATCAGGGCGAGAAAGTTGGTGTTAAACAATTACTAGAGTATTGTGCAGCGGGCGCCAAGACCGGATACAAGATCATCGAGTACAGACTCGATCCTTGTCCAGACAACTTAAAG GATGGTCCTTGGTTCCTTTGTAAGCTGTACAAGGACGGGAGTTACATGGAGGTGCAGAGTTCGCTCTAA
- the LOC103427937 gene encoding uncharacterized protein At4g26485-like — translation MEVFSFERRIKNYSNYQNILLVGEGDFSFAVCLARAFGFAANMVATSRDTRESLMVEYSKAMSNVEELESRECTVSYEVDVHYMSRHPFLTNVRFDRIIYNFPHAGYLRGSRSRESDMYQIWYHQDLVRGFFLNAREMLTRVGEIHVTHTRKNIPSVNGI, via the exons ATGGAAGTGTTTAGCTTTGAGAGAAGGATTAAGAATTACAGCAACTATCAGAATATACTGTTGGTCGGAGAAGGCGACTTCTCTTTTGCCGTTTGCTTAGCCAGAGCCTTTGGCTTCGCTGCCAACATGGTTGCCACTTCTCGTGACACCAGAG AGTCGTTAATGGTGGAGTATTCAAAAGCTATGAGTAATGTGGAGGAGTTAGAGTCCAGGGAATGCACTGTATCGTATGAGGTGGATGTCCACTATATGAGCAGGCACCCTTTCCTAACCAACGTGCGCTTTGATCGCATAATCTATAATTTTCCTCACGCCGGTTACTTGCGTGGTTCCCGTTCCCGTGAAAGCGACATGTACCAGATTTG GTATCATCAGGATTTGGTCAGGGGATTCTTCTTGAATGCAAGGGAAATGCTGACGAGAGTAGGAGAAATTCATGTCACACACACAAGAAAAAATATCCCTTCAGTGAATGGAATATAG